The genome window GTGGAGACCTCTATGGTCGTGGGGCTCTCGGTCGATATAACGATGTGTATGTTGCTCATGGCCAAACCCTAGGGGCCGTAGCGGTCAGGCGACATAACGCCGGTCTGCCTTGGTGCCCCGAGGCCTGGCCCCACACCCCTGACTTTTCCTGGTCACCCCAAGAGCAGGGTCCGATAGCAGGTTTTACCAAGCCAGAAAGCCCCGCGAAAACCCTCTCTCGAAATGTCCACTAATACTTGTTAGTGAACATTTCGTGCTATCCTGGACCCATGCTCGTGCCCACGCCAGCATGGGACGACCCGGCGAAGCGCCGGCGCTGGGCGCTTGGAGCGGCGAACGAGCGCGACGTCGATTTGTTGTTACGATTGCTGGCCTACTACATGATGACCAAGGGGCGGCAAAGAAGCCGCACCTCGCTCAGGACCTACCAGCTCTACGGCTTGGCGGTGCGCGACTGGATCGCCTGGGCCTGGCCACCGGAGGTGGAGGCCCCGCAGGTCCCGCTGCTGAAGGCCACGGAGGACGACGTCGACCGCTGGCTCGCGGACCTGCTCGACCGGGGCGGCCACCTGAGCGAGAATCCCTGGCCGCTCAGCCCCTCGACCGCGGCCGCCTACCTCTCGGGCCTGCGGGCCTTCTACCGGGCGCTGGTCTGGGCCGGCGCCGTGGCCAAGAACCCGGCGGCCGAGGTGCGCGCGCCCCGGGATCCGACCCCCAGGAGCGAACGTAGGCCAGCGCTTCCCTATCCTCTATATATAAGACTGCTCGAACACCTCTCCGGAGACGAGGCTCAGCAGGTTCGCGACCGGGCGGTGATCAGGCTGATGGGCGACGCCGGACTCCGCATCGCCGAGGTGGAGGCCCTCGACGTGAAGGACGTGGACCTTGGCGAGCACGTGGTCGTCGTCCGCGCCGGCAAGGGGGGCAAGCAGAGGACCGTTCCGATGACCCGGGCCCTCTCCTCTGCCCTGGTCGAGTGGCTGGGGGTCCGCCGCGCCTACGCCGCCCCCGGCGAAGAGGCCCTCTTCGTCAACCTCGGGGGGCGCAAGGCCAAGGGAAGGCGGCTCAGAGCCCACTCGATTCGCAGGTTCCTCGAGGGCTACTACCGCGAACTCGGTTTCCCCGAGCGCTACCGCGGGGCCCACACCCTGCGCCACCTGGCCGGCACCCGGTTCTACCAGGCCTCGAGGGACATCCACGTGGTGGCGGCACTCCTCGGGCACGAGAACGTCGGCACCTCCACCGTGTACGCCAAGATGGACCGGTCGCGGCTCAGGGCGGTCGTCGAAGGGCTGGGCGAAAAGTGATCGACGCCTATGGCTCGATCTCGCGTTCCCCGTCCACGTACAGGGGCGTGCGAGGCAGCACGAGGATGGAGAAACGGTCGCTGTCGGGCGGCATGTAGAAGTTCGCGGGATAGATGATGTGGACGGTTCCCGTGGGGCTGGGCGGGTAACCCACCATGAGCACGACGGCGAGGCGCACCTTGTCGTTCATGG of Oceanithermus profundus DSM 14977 contains these proteins:
- a CDS encoding tyrosine-type recombinase/integrase: MLVPTPAWDDPAKRRRWALGAANERDVDLLLRLLAYYMMTKGRQRSRTSLRTYQLYGLAVRDWIAWAWPPEVEAPQVPLLKATEDDVDRWLADLLDRGGHLSENPWPLSPSTAAAYLSGLRAFYRALVWAGAVAKNPAAEVRAPRDPTPRSERRPALPYPLYIRLLEHLSGDEAQQVRDRAVIRLMGDAGLRIAEVEALDVKDVDLGEHVVVVRAGKGGKQRTVPMTRALSSALVEWLGVRRAYAAPGEEALFVNLGGRKAKGRRLRAHSIRRFLEGYYRELGFPERYRGAHTLRHLAGTRFYQASRDIHVVAALLGHENVGTSTVYAKMDRSRLRAVVEGLGEK